From a single Planctellipticum variicoloris genomic region:
- a CDS encoding DUF1553 domain-containing protein, producing MNALPLTRLASCLLAGFLVGWSACGGSVRAAEPPDFATEVAPLLATRCLTCHAGDEPQGQLDLSTLAAARKGGESGSALEPGSLAKSALWERVHAGDMPPKSPLPVAEKELLKRWIEAGAAWSIDKLDPLAYSGENRAGYDWWSLQPVMRPAIPTIDGVSAEPIDRYIRAKLAEHELAPSQPADRATLIRRLSFDLLGLPPSPDELRAFVDDPAPDAYDRLVDRLLASPAYGDRWARHWLDVVRYGESNGFERDLPRPDAWHYRDWLIESFNANLPYDEFVRRQLAADVADSENPDSWRAVGFLVAGPHDTVLPVVDRMRQQMRQDELEDLVGTVGQTFLGLTVNCARCHDHKFDPISQQEYYQLAAALAGVNHGEKDIQPPAVRQQLEAWQQDIAWLSSGLKTQTDELRRLWQERHPGREAAVIPSPVASWDFTAGLSEQQGGPPARLHGKAELTPEGVALYGGEDYASTPALGTTLVEKTLEARVRLANIDQRGGGVLSVQTLDGNVFDAIVFGEQESGRWMAGSNGFVRTQSFGGVRDGQAREKFIHVAMVYAADGTVTCYRDGIRYGNPYRSNGPQRFEAGGWQALIGLRHGGPGGNRLLEGTVALARIYNRALSPEEVADLANAGGTTVTEAELLPLLSEKDQQTRRENQTRLRSLREEHAGLTKSGMIKMYTLQTAQPGVMHVLRRGDVSLPGPQVVPAGLQALRNVDPSFGLRPDALEYRRRQELARWISDPRNPLTARVFVNRLWQYHFGAGLVDTPNDFGFSGSRPTHSELLDWLAAELVESGWDIKALHRRMVLSDAYRQESRPRADAVAVDAGNRWVWRMSPRRLEAEAVRDAMLVLAGELNDTLGGPPFLDVNSYFFKGTQFYDPIDVDTADARRRSVYRMWARGGRNPLLDTFDCPDPSTLTPRRSVTTTPLQALSLLNNSFVRRTAERWASHLQQTEPDAPGQIAQAYQAAYGRSPADDEAAAALGFVDQQGLAAFCRAVFNSSEFLYAD from the coding sequence ATGAATGCACTCCCTCTGACGCGACTGGCGAGTTGTCTGCTGGCGGGCTTCCTCGTGGGCTGGTCGGCCTGCGGAGGATCAGTCCGTGCCGCTGAGCCGCCGGACTTTGCGACCGAGGTCGCCCCGCTCCTGGCGACGCGCTGCTTGACCTGCCATGCCGGCGATGAACCGCAGGGACAGCTCGACCTGTCGACGCTGGCCGCGGCCCGGAAGGGAGGCGAAAGCGGATCGGCCCTGGAGCCCGGTTCGCTGGCGAAGAGCGCTCTCTGGGAGCGGGTTCACGCTGGAGACATGCCTCCCAAATCGCCGCTGCCGGTCGCCGAAAAAGAATTGCTGAAACGCTGGATCGAAGCCGGGGCTGCCTGGTCGATCGACAAGCTCGATCCGCTGGCCTACTCCGGCGAGAACCGGGCCGGTTACGACTGGTGGTCGCTGCAGCCGGTGATGCGACCGGCCATACCGACCATCGACGGCGTCTCCGCGGAACCGATCGACCGGTACATTCGGGCGAAGCTCGCCGAGCACGAACTGGCTCCATCGCAACCCGCGGACCGCGCGACGCTGATCCGGCGGCTGTCGTTCGATCTGCTCGGACTGCCGCCGTCGCCCGACGAGCTTCGAGCGTTTGTTGACGATCCTGCCCCCGATGCGTACGACCGGCTGGTGGATCGCCTGCTCGCGTCGCCCGCCTACGGGGACCGCTGGGCGCGGCACTGGCTGGATGTTGTCCGCTATGGCGAAAGCAACGGCTTCGAACGGGATCTCCCCCGGCCGGATGCCTGGCACTATCGCGACTGGCTGATCGAATCATTCAACGCCAATCTGCCGTACGATGAGTTTGTACGTCGGCAGCTCGCGGCGGATGTCGCGGACTCCGAGAATCCCGACTCGTGGCGGGCCGTCGGATTTCTCGTCGCCGGGCCGCACGACACCGTGCTGCCGGTTGTCGACCGGATGCGGCAGCAGATGCGGCAGGACGAACTGGAGGACCTGGTCGGCACGGTGGGTCAGACGTTTCTCGGGCTGACGGTAAACTGCGCCCGCTGCCACGATCACAAGTTCGATCCGATCTCGCAGCAGGAGTATTACCAGCTTGCCGCGGCGCTGGCGGGAGTCAATCACGGCGAGAAGGACATTCAGCCGCCGGCCGTCCGCCAGCAGCTCGAAGCGTGGCAGCAGGATATTGCGTGGCTCTCTTCGGGGCTGAAGACACAGACGGACGAATTGCGCCGGCTCTGGCAGGAACGCCATCCCGGCCGCGAGGCGGCGGTCATTCCGTCCCCGGTGGCGAGCTGGGATTTCACGGCGGGACTCAGCGAACAGCAGGGAGGGCCGCCAGCACGGCTGCATGGCAAGGCGGAACTGACTCCCGAAGGGGTCGCGCTGTACGGCGGCGAGGACTACGCGTCGACGCCGGCGCTGGGGACAACCCTCGTCGAGAAGACGCTCGAAGCCCGCGTGCGGCTGGCGAACATCGACCAGCGCGGCGGCGGGGTGCTGAGCGTGCAGACGCTCGACGGGAATGTCTTTGACGCGATCGTCTTCGGCGAGCAGGAATCCGGGCGCTGGATGGCGGGCAGCAACGGCTTTGTCCGGACGCAGTCGTTCGGCGGCGTCCGCGACGGCCAGGCCCGCGAGAAGTTCATTCATGTCGCGATGGTCTATGCGGCAGACGGCACCGTCACGTGCTATCGGGACGGGATTCGCTACGGCAACCCGTATCGCAGCAACGGACCGCAGCGCTTCGAAGCCGGCGGCTGGCAGGCTTTGATCGGACTGCGGCATGGTGGTCCGGGAGGCAATCGTCTGCTGGAAGGGACGGTCGCGCTGGCGCGGATCTATAACCGGGCGCTCAGTCCCGAGGAAGTCGCCGACCTGGCCAATGCGGGCGGAACGACGGTCACCGAAGCTGAGCTGCTGCCGCTGCTGAGCGAAAAGGACCAACAGACGCGACGGGAGAATCAGACCCGACTGCGGTCGCTGCGCGAGGAACACGCGGGACTGACGAAATCCGGCATGATCAAGATGTATACGCTGCAGACGGCGCAGCCGGGCGTGATGCACGTGCTGCGACGGGGCGATGTGTCGCTGCCGGGTCCGCAGGTGGTCCCGGCGGGGCTGCAGGCGCTGCGCAACGTCGATCCCAGCTTCGGGCTGCGGCCCGATGCGCTGGAATACCGCCGGCGGCAGGAGCTGGCCCGCTGGATCAGCGATCCCCGCAATCCGCTGACGGCGCGGGTCTTCGTGAACCGGCTGTGGCAATACCACTTCGGAGCAGGGCTGGTCGATACGCCGAACGACTTTGGCTTCAGCGGTTCGCGGCCGACGCATTCGGAGCTGCTCGACTGGCTGGCCGCGGAGCTGGTCGAGTCGGGCTGGGACATCAAGGCCCTGCACCGGCGGATGGTGCTGTCGGACGCTTACCGTCAGGAATCGCGTCCGCGCGCCGATGCCGTGGCGGTCGATGCCGGCAACCGCTGGGTCTGGCGGATGTCGCCCCGGCGGCTGGAGGCGGAAGCGGTGCGGGATGCGATGCTGGTCCTCGCCGGCGAGCTGAACGATACCCTCGGAGGGCCGCCGTTTCTGGATGTGAACTCGTACTTTTTCAAGGGGACGCAGTTCTACGATCCGATTGACGTCGACACGGCCGATGCTCGCCGGCGTTCGGTCTATCGAATGTGGGCTCGCGGCGGTCGCAACCCGCTGCTCGATACGTTTGACTGCCCCGATCCCTCAACGCTCACGCCGCGACGGTCGGTGACCACGACGCCACTGCAGGCCCTTTCGCTGCTCAACAACAGCTTTGTCCGGAGAACGGCGGAACGCTGGGCGTCTCACCTGCAGCAGACCGAACCCGATGCACCGGGGCAGATCGCGCAAGCGTACCAGGCGGCCTATGGACGGAGCCCCGCCGACGACGAAGCGGCCGCCGCACTCGGTTTCGTAGACCAGCAGGGACTGGCCGCATTCTGCCGTGCCGTCTTCAACAGTTCGGAGTTTCTGTATGCGGACTGA
- a CDS encoding diadenylate cyclase, which produces MDLGDLVSAIRIVELPAKTRPTAIRTLVQAANWEDEGIAPEKVLEAIEERETVAQTLVANDFALPHAFIDWDGDFRVVLGRSRQGIDYGVPTGQSVRLIVLLVLGRKLLQTHVEVLAALAELLKAQEFRQQIIDAKDAKAIDALLLNKAGLTPDHRPARQSSVPRLTQTMIKQGFQLVEQVGAQALLLALDKLENVPWDTLGNWKGRVLLITTEHSDDFEITREDTYAFEVPHASLSRMDRANLGLLLAASAGLLTDKLSVVCVTGPDGRKLDSITITKPETHFRAMLSEKNRRGNNIVRPAVILRILSLAVELASEGREAHPVGAMFVIGDSRQVLRHAQQLVLNPFHGYSRQLRNVLDPSLAETIKEFALIDGAFIIQGDGTVLSAGTYLMPKSAPGGLPAGLGARHQTAGAITHHTQAMAITVSQSTGTVTVFRNGSIVFTLERAGSTRW; this is translated from the coding sequence TTGGACCTGGGCGACCTCGTCAGCGCGATCCGGATCGTCGAGCTTCCGGCCAAAACCCGGCCGACGGCCATTCGTACGCTCGTTCAGGCCGCCAACTGGGAAGACGAAGGGATCGCCCCGGAGAAGGTCCTCGAAGCCATCGAGGAACGCGAGACAGTCGCGCAAACACTTGTGGCAAATGACTTTGCGCTGCCACACGCCTTCATCGACTGGGACGGCGACTTCCGCGTGGTCCTCGGCCGCAGCCGTCAGGGGATCGACTATGGCGTCCCCACTGGTCAGAGCGTCCGGCTGATCGTGCTGCTGGTGCTGGGGCGAAAGCTGCTGCAGACGCACGTGGAAGTGCTGGCAGCGCTGGCCGAGCTGCTGAAGGCCCAGGAATTCCGCCAGCAAATCATCGACGCCAAAGACGCCAAGGCGATCGACGCCCTGCTGCTGAACAAGGCCGGCCTGACCCCCGATCATCGGCCGGCCCGGCAGTCGAGCGTCCCCCGGCTGACGCAGACGATGATCAAGCAGGGCTTCCAGCTCGTCGAGCAGGTCGGGGCGCAGGCGCTGCTGCTCGCGCTCGACAAGCTCGAAAACGTCCCGTGGGACACGCTCGGCAACTGGAAAGGCCGGGTCCTGCTGATCACCACCGAGCACAGCGACGACTTCGAGATCACCCGCGAAGACACGTACGCCTTCGAGGTCCCGCACGCATCACTATCCCGGATGGATCGCGCGAATCTGGGCCTGCTGCTGGCGGCTTCCGCCGGACTGCTGACGGACAAACTCAGCGTCGTCTGCGTGACCGGTCCGGACGGCCGCAAGCTCGACAGCATTACGATCACCAAGCCCGAGACGCACTTCCGGGCGATGCTGTCGGAAAAGAATCGTCGCGGAAACAATATCGTTCGCCCGGCGGTGATCCTGCGAATCCTGTCGCTGGCCGTCGAGCTGGCCTCCGAAGGCCGCGAAGCCCATCCGGTGGGGGCGATGTTTGTGATCGGGGACTCCCGGCAGGTGCTGCGGCACGCCCAGCAGCTTGTCCTGAACCCGTTCCACGGCTATTCCCGCCAGCTCCGCAACGTGCTCGATCCGAGCCTGGCGGAGACGATCAAAGAGTTCGCCCTGATCGACGGCGCCTTCATCATCCAGGGAGACGGAACCGTCCTGTCCGCCGGCACGTACCTGATGCCCAAATCCGCGCCCGGCGGACTGCCGGCGGGACTGGGCGCCCGGCATCAGACGGCGGGGGCGATCACCCACCACACGCAGGCGATGGCGATCACCGTCAGCCAGTCGACCGGGACGGTCACGGTGTTCCGCAACGGCAGCATTGTCTTTACGCTGGAACGGGCTGGTTCGACGCGGTGGTAG